A stretch of Paenibacillus peoriae DNA encodes these proteins:
- a CDS encoding YveK family protein, with protein sequence MEKTILDYLVLIKRRLWLIAIFVILSCVTTYFVSDNVVKPVYSASSQLLVNHISAKQGSNNLNDVNTSLNLVESYKQILTSPKIMDAVVATHPEFGLTQQKLAEKLQIKSSDKSQVIGLTFEAGSYPQAAAVVNAVTQKFVQTVPGLMELNNVKILNEADPQANPDPINGNPLMNIAISFLVSLMIALGTIVFLESINGTLRSEKEADADIGIPVIASIPVIRKKDIDGAAGNSKERVGERKYAAIE encoded by the coding sequence GTGGAGAAAACCATTTTGGATTATCTAGTCCTGATTAAAAGAAGATTGTGGCTGATTGCGATTTTTGTCATTCTCTCATGTGTAACAACATACTTTGTGAGCGACAATGTCGTGAAGCCAGTCTACTCCGCTTCAAGCCAACTGCTGGTTAATCATATTTCCGCCAAGCAGGGGAGCAACAATCTGAACGACGTCAACACAAGTCTTAATTTGGTGGAAAGCTACAAGCAAATTCTCACTTCACCTAAAATTATGGACGCTGTTGTAGCGACTCATCCCGAGTTCGGTTTGACACAGCAGAAGTTGGCAGAAAAGCTGCAGATTAAATCCTCGGATAAAAGTCAGGTTATCGGTTTGACGTTTGAGGCAGGGAGCTATCCACAGGCCGCAGCGGTTGTAAACGCGGTTACCCAGAAATTCGTACAGACGGTTCCGGGATTGATGGAATTGAATAATGTAAAAATTTTAAATGAAGCGGATCCTCAGGCCAATCCTGACCCGATTAATGGGAACCCGCTCATGAATATTGCGATTAGTTTTCTCGTATCGCTGATGATTGCATTGGGCACGATTGTGTTCCTGGAAAGCATTAACGGCACGCTGCGCTCGGAAAAAGAGGCAGACGCAGACATCGGTATTCCGGTAATTGCATCGATTCCAGTCATTCGCAAGAAGGACATCGATGGAGCAGCTGGAAATTCCAAAGAACGGGTAGGGGAGCGTAAATATGCTGCGATTGAATGA
- a CDS encoding CpsD/CapB family tyrosine-protein kinase produces MLRLNDMLITESNPSSYISESFRSLRTYIRQQVIGQKDRGTVLLLTSPESGAGKTTLLANIGVSFAQEGKKVALVDCNLHKPALHEIFGMENTGGLSAYLRGGASSKSIVRHGGLELSVVPGGDTLYNAADLLGSERMAELLEELKREYDIILLDSAPALNYTDARLIAGLTDGVILVAKHGRTKREDLRKTKQLMEQASATLVGIVMNQVK; encoded by the coding sequence ATGCTGCGATTGAATGACATGTTGATTACAGAAAGTAATCCATCATCGTATATCTCGGAATCATTTCGATCCCTCCGTACATACATTCGGCAACAGGTGATTGGACAAAAGGACCGTGGGACGGTTCTATTGTTGACCTCGCCGGAAAGCGGAGCGGGTAAAACAACACTGCTCGCCAACATCGGAGTTTCTTTTGCACAAGAAGGCAAGAAGGTGGCTCTGGTGGATTGCAATCTGCATAAGCCAGCGCTGCACGAGATATTCGGAATGGAGAATACCGGAGGTCTATCGGCTTATTTGCGCGGTGGGGCTTCTTCCAAGTCTATCGTTAGGCATGGTGGCCTGGAGCTATCGGTTGTTCCCGGTGGAGACACCCTGTACAACGCAGCGGATCTGCTCGGTAGCGAACGTATGGCTGAGCTGCTGGAAGAGCTCAAACGTGAATATGACATCATCTTACTCGATTCAGCTCCGGCGCTGAATTATACGGATGCCCGCCTGATTGCAGGCTTGACAGATGGTGTGATTCTCGTTGCTAAACATGGTCGTACCAAACGGGAAGATCTGCGCAAAACAAAGCAACTCATGGAGCAGGCCAGTGCGACGCTGGTTGGAATTGTGATGAATCAGGTGAAGTAA
- the galU gene encoding UTP--glucose-1-phosphate uridylyltransferase GalU — protein MTKRVKKAIIPAAGLGTRFLPATKAMPKEMLPIINKPTIQYIVEEAIASGIEDIIIVTGKGKRAIEDHFDNAFELESKLLEDGKLKLLEEVQRSSGVEIHYIRQKEPKGLGHAVWCARRFIGDEPFGVLLGDDIVTGQKPCLRQLMDQYEETQNSVIGVQRVPQEFTNRYGIIEPDQQDGRLYRVNNFIEKPAPGTAPSDLAIMGRYVFSPKIFKYLDLQEKGAGGEIQLTDAIQKLNQSERVYAYDFEGTRYDVGERLGYILTTLEFALASDDLKYPVMEAMNEWLKKTEKATTAG, from the coding sequence ATGACGAAAAGAGTGAAAAAGGCCATTATTCCAGCAGCAGGGTTAGGTACGCGCTTCCTCCCTGCCACCAAAGCGATGCCTAAGGAAATGCTTCCAATTATCAACAAGCCTACGATTCAATATATCGTGGAAGAAGCGATTGCTTCTGGTATTGAGGACATTATTATCGTTACGGGTAAAGGCAAACGTGCCATTGAGGATCACTTTGACAACGCATTTGAGCTGGAGTCAAAACTGCTCGAGGACGGTAAGCTGAAGCTTCTGGAGGAAGTACAGCGTTCTTCGGGAGTGGAAATTCACTACATTCGCCAAAAAGAACCCAAAGGTCTTGGACATGCGGTATGGTGCGCAAGACGCTTTATCGGGGACGAGCCGTTTGGTGTGCTGCTGGGCGATGATATCGTAACAGGTCAGAAGCCTTGCCTACGCCAGCTGATGGATCAGTATGAGGAAACACAAAATTCGGTTATCGGTGTGCAGCGGGTACCGCAGGAATTTACGAACCGGTACGGCATCATTGAACCGGATCAGCAGGACGGACGCTTGTACCGAGTGAATAATTTTATAGAAAAACCAGCTCCAGGCACAGCGCCATCCGATTTGGCTATTATGGGTCGCTACGTGTTCTCACCGAAAATTTTCAAATATCTTGATCTTCAGGAAAAAGGAGCTGGCGGCGAAATTCAGTTGACGGATGCGATCCAAAAGCTGAATCAGAGTGAGCGTGTGTACGCCTATGATTTTGAAGGCACACGCTATGACGTAGGTGAGCGTCTTGGATATATTTTAACCACACTTGAATTTGCACTTGCCAGCGATGATTTGAAGTATCCGGTTATGGAGGCTATGAATGAATGGTTGAAAAAGACCGAGAAAGCAACCACGGCAGGTTGA
- a CDS encoding sugar transferase, producing MSMENLPEDGEAVMSGKAFYMPYGNTQVQDKTSYLVTKRLLDMLLSFVGLIVLLPLFVVVGVLIKLEDPKGSVFFKQTRVGKNEKLFDMYKFRSMVSNAEELKKDLMELNEVSGAMFKIKNDPRITKIGSFLRKTSIDEIPQLWNVLVGDMTLVGPRPPLPSEVEQYSDYDKQRLIVTPGCTGYWQVSARNSVGFEEMVQMDLKYIHVRNTWLDLKIIMKTGVKMLFSKDAY from the coding sequence ATGAGCATGGAAAATTTACCGGAGGACGGCGAGGCTGTCATGTCAGGTAAAGCGTTTTACATGCCATACGGAAATACACAAGTTCAGGATAAAACGTCCTACCTGGTCACAAAACGCCTCCTTGATATGCTGCTGTCGTTCGTAGGCTTGATCGTCTTGCTTCCGCTTTTTGTAGTGGTAGGCGTATTGATTAAGCTCGAAGACCCAAAGGGAAGCGTGTTTTTCAAGCAAACTCGGGTGGGCAAGAATGAGAAGTTATTCGATATGTATAAATTCCGTTCAATGGTGTCCAATGCTGAGGAATTGAAAAAGGACTTGATGGAGCTGAATGAAGTGAGCGGCGCCATGTTCAAAATTAAAAACGATCCTCGGATCACGAAAATTGGTAGTTTTCTGCGCAAGACGAGTATTGATGAGATTCCGCAGCTGTGGAACGTGTTGGTCGGCGACATGACTTTAGTCGGTCCGCGTCCGCCGTTGCCCAGCGAGGTCGAGCAATATTCCGATTATGATAAGCAACGCCTGATTGTAACACCGGGATGTACGGGTTACTGGCAGGTGAGCGCACGTAACAGTGTAGGCTTCGAAGAAATGGTGCAAATGGATTTGAAGTATATTCATGTTCGCAATACGTGGCTCGATTTGAAAATCATCATGAAAACAGGCGTTAAAATGCTGTTCTCCAAGGATGCTTACTGA
- a CDS encoding glycosyltransferase, whose translation MDAFKRCPAVSVVICTYNRADLLEKTLMSLLELEDLALAEIIVVDNRSTDHTAATIKRFTVAHGQNIHLRYHYEREQGLSAARNAGITLSRAEVIAFLDDDAIPCVTWLQTIMSAFGNNPELTAMGGKIDPMFETERPGWLTGPLELPYTIIDLGKAIREYPSGLNPFGANMAMRKTAFAAVMFPLHLGRKGDILLSGEESWVFEQIRKNGGTIMYHPHMSVEHFVPASRLTKEWIMNRYYCQGMSNAAQAVGLRGNAMLMAKTAAKVLYITLDSLLARSEGRKLLNRCRLESIRGTLDTLRNRKSESAAG comes from the coding sequence ATGGATGCATTCAAGCGATGTCCCGCAGTGTCCGTCGTTATTTGCACCTATAACCGGGCGGACCTGCTGGAGAAAACGTTAATGTCCCTGCTGGAGCTGGAAGACCTTGCACTGGCTGAGATCATTGTGGTCGATAACCGATCCACTGATCATACAGCAGCGACGATCAAAAGGTTCACCGTCGCCCATGGTCAGAATATCCATCTCCGATATCATTATGAGCGCGAACAAGGACTGTCTGCTGCTCGTAATGCAGGCATTACGTTATCAAGAGCGGAAGTCATTGCTTTTCTCGATGATGATGCAATTCCGTGTGTTACATGGTTGCAAACGATTATGTCAGCATTCGGGAACAATCCTGAGCTGACGGCTATGGGTGGGAAAATTGACCCTATGTTTGAGACGGAACGACCGGGTTGGCTGACAGGCCCGCTTGAACTGCCTTACACGATTATTGATCTGGGCAAAGCCATTCGTGAATATCCGTCGGGACTGAATCCATTTGGAGCGAATATGGCGATGCGTAAAACGGCTTTTGCCGCTGTTATGTTCCCGCTTCATCTAGGCAGAAAGGGAGATATCCTTCTATCTGGTGAAGAATCGTGGGTATTCGAGCAAATCCGTAAAAATGGTGGAACGATTATGTATCATCCACACATGTCTGTGGAACATTTTGTGCCGGCTTCACGGTTAACAAAAGAATGGATCATGAACCGCTACTATTGTCAGGGCATGTCTAACGCTGCTCAGGCCGTAGGTCTGCGCGGCAACGCGATGCTGATGGCGAAGACGGCAGCCAAAGTGTTATACATCACTTTGGATTCCCTGCTGGCGCGTAGTGAGGGCAGGAAGCTGTTGAACCGGTGCAGGCTTGAAAGTATCCGTGGGACGCTGGATACACTGCGCAACCGGAAAAGCGAGTCAGCTGCGGGGTGA
- a CDS encoding O-antigen ligase family protein codes for MSNYPWTTRINTIQHVFIFLLGALAVGIAATYQPVVSIAAVCLLLLLAVSIHHPERISYAVLLSTAVSVDSLYQGGVFGIEILSLYKLGILALLVPCMLVYGIRLKFSYPVWALVIMLGITFGFSAWMPLLTTSIAVKAFVGLSLPFFFLLIQWKKDVAEKHIRLISLLPIISVVIGLGLQVLGLHSFTDVEFTGAVRVQGANIPPHLAMLSFLGIAVSLIEVKRKPKQAAFYYTVLALNFLILIATGTRGPILALLLMFAVYLFDIARQYLKGKVNYLLPLAGSFLVALGAVALQWNNLKKRSFERETDTGIDLSGRSEAWEYFLNRVHDYPWSGRGLGAVTVANDGTLFNGFVVPHNEYIRFYFDTGYIGCGLLMLSLLIVFALIYRSLAKSIKPYFASLIAGFLIYSFSDNTLSTVQMIIPFCWYLNALYQTSTQTDFRKEK; via the coding sequence ATGAGTAACTATCCTTGGACTACTAGAATAAACACCATACAGCATGTTTTTATTTTTCTACTGGGCGCTCTTGCTGTAGGAATTGCGGCTACCTATCAGCCGGTGGTCAGTATTGCGGCGGTATGTTTACTGCTCTTGCTGGCTGTTTCTATCCATCATCCGGAGCGCATCAGCTATGCTGTTTTGCTAAGTACAGCAGTCTCAGTCGATTCTCTGTATCAGGGCGGCGTGTTCGGTATTGAGATTTTGTCATTGTACAAATTGGGCATTTTGGCTCTGCTGGTGCCGTGCATGCTCGTGTATGGCATACGTCTCAAGTTCAGCTATCCGGTCTGGGCATTGGTGATCATGCTGGGGATCACATTTGGATTTTCAGCATGGATGCCTTTGTTAACGACCTCGATTGCCGTCAAGGCGTTCGTCGGTTTATCACTCCCTTTCTTTTTTTTACTGATCCAGTGGAAAAAGGATGTGGCAGAAAAGCATATCCGACTGATCAGTCTGTTGCCAATTATTAGTGTGGTCATTGGGCTGGGTTTGCAGGTTCTAGGGCTGCATTCGTTTACGGATGTGGAATTTACGGGCGCAGTCAGAGTACAAGGAGCGAATATACCGCCGCATCTGGCAATGCTCTCCTTTCTCGGAATTGCCGTCTCTCTAATTGAGGTCAAGCGCAAACCCAAGCAAGCCGCTTTTTATTACACAGTGTTGGCACTGAACTTTTTGATTCTGATCGCCACCGGTACACGTGGACCGATTCTGGCATTGTTATTAATGTTTGCTGTGTATCTGTTTGATATTGCCCGTCAGTACCTCAAGGGGAAAGTCAATTATTTGCTACCGCTGGCCGGATCGTTTTTGGTTGCTCTGGGGGCGGTGGCCCTGCAATGGAACAATTTAAAAAAACGCTCCTTCGAACGGGAGACCGATACAGGCATTGACCTGTCGGGACGCTCGGAGGCATGGGAATATTTTTTGAACAGAGTACATGATTACCCTTGGTCAGGTAGAGGTCTTGGCGCGGTAACGGTTGCGAACGACGGGACGTTATTCAATGGTTTCGTTGTACCGCATAATGAGTATATTCGCTTTTATTTTGACACGGGATATATCGGTTGCGGGCTATTAATGCTTTCATTGCTGATCGTGTTCGCTCTCATTTACCGGTCGCTTGCCAAGTCTATCAAACCTTATTTTGCAAGCTTAATTGCAGGCTTTCTGATCTACTCGTTTTCAGATAATACGTTGTCGACGGTTCAGATGATTATTCCATTTTGCTGGTATTTAAACGCGTTATACCAGACATCTACTCAAACCGATTTTCGCAAAGAGAAGTGA
- a CDS encoding WecB/TagA/CpsF family glycosyltransferase: MSRVNMFDVNFDNYDFNDLLEFIDTSIEHQRHSYILTCNVDHVIKLRKDDEFRKVYSDAGAVVADGMPIIWASKLLKKPLKQKVSGSDLFTRLGEAFEDRGYRLFFLGAADGIPEKAMLNLQESYPNMNVVGCYSPSYGFEKNEEENRHIVQLLQEARPDIVFVGVGAPKQEKWIYRYYETYRAPISIGVGATFDFLSGNVKRAPELMQKTGFEWFWRLSQEPKRLWKRYLIEDSQFLVLLFKEMFKRKRMKGGQG; this comes from the coding sequence ATGAGCAGAGTGAACATGTTCGATGTCAACTTTGATAATTACGATTTTAATGATCTACTCGAATTTATAGATACTTCTATTGAACATCAGCGTCATTCCTACATTTTGACCTGTAATGTCGATCATGTGATCAAGCTTCGCAAGGATGATGAATTCCGCAAGGTGTATTCAGATGCCGGAGCTGTAGTGGCCGATGGGATGCCTATCATATGGGCGTCCAAGTTACTGAAAAAGCCCCTCAAACAAAAAGTGTCCGGGTCAGATTTGTTCACTCGGTTGGGGGAGGCTTTTGAGGATCGAGGCTATCGTTTATTTTTTCTGGGTGCAGCTGACGGTATTCCTGAGAAGGCTATGCTCAATCTCCAGGAATCTTATCCGAACATGAACGTGGTGGGCTGTTACTCTCCTTCTTATGGATTTGAGAAAAACGAAGAGGAGAACAGACACATTGTCCAATTGCTGCAAGAGGCTCGCCCGGACATCGTTTTTGTTGGTGTAGGCGCACCTAAACAGGAAAAATGGATTTACAGATATTATGAGACTTACCGCGCTCCGATTTCGATTGGGGTGGGAGCGACCTTTGATTTCCTGTCGGGAAATGTGAAAAGAGCACCGGAGCTGATGCAGAAGACGGGATTTGAATGGTTCTGGAGATTGTCTCAGGAGCCTAAACGATTGTGGAAAAGATATTTGATTGAGGATTCCCAATTTCTCGTTCTGCTGTTTAAGGAGATGTTCAAGCGGAAGCGGATGAAGGGAGGTCAGGGGTGA
- a CDS encoding O-antigen ligase family protein, translating into MSRLADQQISVWLGNRRGIGMIGMGLLACMLPLAIGFASAKMNPTMSQQGAILLALVFPAFLLAILQSRLLIPYTLVVWAVGPEIRRIADWLEGTYHSVSLLSVAPLLVSSMLIIPVLRGIHLAEKPLTRIAVFFGIELAYGSVVGVFKNGIVFAYDLANYVVPLILLPYFAIKPMKAKELDRLLYSYANIAVLVAIYGIIQYLTVPPWDAFWMNHVEMNSIGVPEPLQIRVFSSMNSPGPCAIFLAMALVPMLMEKRWRGTLGWIGILLTVVCLLITLVRSAWLIAFVMLLAYILSSSSKGKWKTLVQLAVVGLLLYIIVPKLPGAEGLVARMQTLTDIQQDHSYNERLDLLHTMLPAITSNPVGQGIGSVGIGTKLDNGGDLGELGIMDNGYIAIFLTFGIFGAFFFFGGLFVIIKRLLVRIAERDSSQPYIRLALATWAGAVASLISDNGFPGMRGYLIWMMIGIGLWAKDVIAERR; encoded by the coding sequence ATGAGTCGGTTGGCAGATCAGCAGATTTCCGTTTGGCTAGGAAATCGGCGTGGAATCGGCATGATCGGCATGGGGTTGCTGGCTTGTATGCTGCCACTCGCCATCGGATTTGCCAGCGCCAAGATGAATCCCACCATGAGCCAGCAGGGAGCCATATTGCTGGCGCTCGTTTTTCCGGCCTTCCTGCTGGCGATCTTGCAATCCCGGCTACTGATTCCTTACACGCTGGTAGTGTGGGCAGTAGGCCCGGAAATCCGCCGTATTGCGGATTGGTTGGAGGGAACCTACCACTCGGTTTCCTTGTTGAGTGTGGCACCGCTGCTGGTAAGCAGCATGTTGATTATTCCTGTGCTGCGGGGTATTCATCTGGCAGAAAAGCCATTAACCCGAATTGCTGTATTTTTCGGCATAGAATTGGCCTACGGAAGTGTCGTCGGGGTATTCAAAAATGGTATTGTTTTTGCTTATGATTTAGCCAATTATGTGGTTCCTTTGATCCTATTGCCATATTTTGCGATTAAGCCTATGAAAGCGAAGGAACTGGACCGACTGCTGTATTCATATGCCAACATTGCTGTTCTTGTGGCGATTTACGGCATTATTCAGTATTTGACAGTTCCTCCTTGGGATGCGTTTTGGATGAATCATGTAGAAATGAATTCCATTGGTGTTCCAGAACCGCTTCAAATCAGAGTGTTTTCTTCCATGAACTCGCCCGGTCCGTGCGCTATTTTCCTGGCGATGGCACTTGTACCCATGCTAATGGAAAAACGGTGGCGTGGCACTTTGGGATGGATCGGAATTCTGCTGACGGTCGTTTGTCTCTTAATCACGCTGGTACGTTCAGCCTGGCTAATTGCATTCGTCATGTTGCTGGCTTATATTCTCAGTTCATCTTCCAAGGGGAAGTGGAAGACCTTGGTTCAACTAGCTGTCGTCGGTCTTCTTCTCTACATTATTGTTCCAAAACTTCCAGGGGCAGAGGGTTTGGTGGCTCGTATGCAGACGCTGACGGATATTCAACAGGATCATTCGTACAACGAGCGTTTGGATTTACTGCATACGATGCTTCCGGCGATTACTAGCAATCCAGTCGGGCAGGGGATCGGGAGTGTAGGAATCGGAACCAAGCTTGATAACGGCGGCGATCTCGGTGAACTTGGGATTATGGATAATGGGTATATTGCCATTTTCCTCACCTTCGGTATTTTCGGAGCCTTCTTTTTCTTCGGTGGTCTGTTCGTTATCATCAAGCGCCTTCTCGTCCGTATTGCCGAACGAGATTCCAGTCAGCCTTATATCAGACTGGCGTTGGCTACGTGGGCTGGAGCTGTAGCCAGTCTCATATCGGATAATGGTTTCCCGGGTATGCGCGGCTATCTGATCTGGATGATGATCGGAATAGGACTATGGGCAAAAGATGTCATCGCGGAAAGAAGGTAA
- a CDS encoding lipopolysaccharide biosynthesis protein — protein sequence MQNLQALSAPVRTLWSTVIRFAKSKDNSSAAVKTMIFSMLILVVNMLTGVLTARFLGPTGRGEQTAMVNWSQFLAFCMSFGVPSALIYNAKRKPEETGKLYGLALLLATMFGGLATLVGVFLIPYWLRSFSSSVILFAQCSMMMCPLIAISQINNALLQVRSEYKQYNLFRYLVPLSTLLGLAILILTGNMNPYTSALAYLLPGLPIYIGVTIRMIRLYKPKVKNSWTQFKNLFTYGMGSYGNDLMGQVSTYIDQILIAGLLRPADLGLYAVAVSLARMVNVFSTSIIVVLFPKASGLNKEEAVDITFRAFRVTSTATFLAAMMLMLIAPFVFTLLYGQEFKQALTVFRFLVLEVAISGGTMVLAQQFMALGKPKLVTILQGVGLALVIPLLSILVPRYGLTGAGIAMLSSGILRFIFILCNVKFVLKMKIPRLLISKQDFQWLRSTMSHYIRKKPVNG from the coding sequence GTGCAAAACTTACAAGCATTATCCGCACCTGTCCGGACACTATGGTCCACAGTGATTCGGTTTGCCAAAAGCAAGGATAACAGCTCTGCAGCAGTAAAAACGATGATATTCAGTATGCTGATTCTCGTCGTGAACATGCTGACTGGTGTGCTAACGGCACGATTCCTGGGTCCTACTGGACGCGGGGAACAGACAGCGATGGTGAACTGGTCTCAATTTCTCGCCTTCTGCATGAGCTTCGGTGTCCCTTCTGCATTGATTTACAATGCGAAAAGGAAACCGGAGGAAACGGGCAAGCTATATGGTTTGGCCTTGTTGCTGGCTACCATGTTCGGGGGCTTGGCGACACTCGTCGGAGTATTTCTAATTCCTTATTGGCTGCGCTCTTTTTCTTCATCGGTCATCCTTTTCGCGCAGTGTTCCATGATGATGTGTCCGCTCATAGCGATTTCACAGATCAATAATGCATTGCTTCAAGTTCGCTCGGAATATAAGCAGTACAATTTATTCCGGTATCTGGTACCGCTAAGTACGTTGCTGGGTCTGGCGATTCTGATCCTAACCGGAAATATGAATCCGTACACCTCGGCATTGGCTTATTTACTACCAGGCTTGCCGATTTATATCGGTGTCACGATACGAATGATTCGGCTGTACAAACCCAAGGTAAAGAACAGCTGGACGCAATTTAAAAATCTCTTTACCTACGGTATGGGTTCATACGGAAATGATCTCATGGGGCAGGTTTCCACTTATATTGATCAGATTTTGATTGCGGGTCTGCTCAGACCCGCTGATCTCGGTTTATATGCAGTAGCGGTCAGCTTGGCCAGGATGGTGAATGTATTTTCTACCTCGATCATTGTCGTGCTGTTTCCCAAAGCCTCTGGTCTGAATAAGGAAGAGGCGGTGGACATAACATTTCGGGCATTTCGAGTGACATCAACAGCAACCTTTCTGGCTGCGATGATGCTGATGCTGATTGCTCCGTTCGTATTTACATTGTTATATGGTCAAGAGTTTAAACAAGCGCTTACGGTATTCCGGTTCCTTGTGCTTGAGGTTGCTATCAGTGGAGGGACCATGGTGCTGGCACAACAATTTATGGCGTTGGGTAAGCCCAAACTGGTTACCATTCTACAGGGTGTCGGATTGGCGCTCGTCATTCCATTGCTGTCCATACTCGTGCCGAGATATGGATTGACGGGTGCAGGGATAGCAATGCTGTCTTCGGGGATTCTACGGTTCATTTTCATTTTATGTAATGTTAAATTCGTTCTAAAAATGAAGATTCCAAGACTGCTTATTTCCAAACAAGATTTTCAATGGCTCCGATCAACGATGTCACACTACATCCGGAAAAAGCCAGTTAACGGTTAG
- a CDS encoding glycosyltransferase family 2 protein: MNHMSSVPADNRISVVIIAQDDGTRITAAIKSCKPFADDIVVIDGGSKDNTIQVAESLGCRVFSNPWPGYAKQRMFGVEKAEFDWIFLIDTDEVVDAELLGDLLKVKETLHDPAKAYSVFRIGDFLGKWMNKGEYLVRLYNRRIYGITNSLVHEMPDVASSQIVNLEGVLWHYGFRSISDHMTRFNKYTDLEAETAFNKGRSFRITRLLWRPPARFVQKYFVQGLYRKGLAGFAVAVFWVMYEFLVCFKHYELTKRRKKIEIVDDGHTEQKGETSYVVQ, encoded by the coding sequence ATGAACCACATGTCTAGCGTTCCCGCGGACAACCGGATATCCGTAGTTATTATCGCTCAGGATGATGGCACTCGAATCACAGCCGCCATTAAATCCTGCAAGCCCTTTGCGGACGATATCGTCGTCATTGACGGAGGGAGCAAGGACAATACGATTCAGGTAGCTGAATCCTTGGGCTGTCGGGTGTTTTCTAACCCGTGGCCCGGTTATGCCAAGCAGCGCATGTTTGGTGTTGAAAAAGCGGAATTTGATTGGATATTCCTGATTGATACGGACGAAGTAGTGGATGCAGAGTTGCTTGGAGATTTGTTGAAAGTAAAAGAAACGCTCCACGATCCGGCCAAAGCATATTCCGTATTTCGGATTGGTGATTTTCTCGGCAAATGGATGAATAAAGGCGAATATCTGGTTCGTTTGTACAATCGTCGTATTTATGGCATTACGAATAGTCTTGTTCATGAAATGCCGGATGTAGCCTCTTCCCAGATTGTCAATCTGGAGGGTGTGTTATGGCACTACGGCTTCCGCAGCATCAGTGATCATATGACCCGTTTTAATAAATATACAGATCTGGAAGCAGAGACGGCGTTTAACAAAGGAAGATCCTTTCGGATTACCAGACTGTTGTGGCGGCCTCCTGCCCGCTTTGTGCAGAAGTATTTTGTCCAAGGCTTATACCGCAAGGGATTGGCGGGTTTTGCCGTAGCCGTTTTCTGGGTGATGTATGAGTTTCTCGTCTGCTTCAAGCATTATGAGCTAACCAAGCGGCGAAAAAAGATAGAAATCGTGGATGACGGACATACCGAGCAGAAAGGAGAAACCAGCTATGTCGTACAATAA